One Hydractinia symbiolongicarpus strain clone_291-10 chromosome 7, HSymV2.1, whole genome shotgun sequence genomic window, ATTTGATGTTGCAAAACCACAGTGCGAAGAATCAGGGACTAAAGAATTTAAATTCGGAATAGAAATCATTTACACTGTATGAAACAGGCATAATATAGTgaattaaaagtatacatatATAAACAATGTACAAAATACACCAAGTGGTAAGAGTTATTACAAATATTTGCTCAGAATAGCGTCTTCTACTCAACTGAACATTCCCTTGAAATATCAATCAAATTTTCATGCTGAATGCTAAGCAGGATTGATTCATACTCTTAGTCCCTGACACGACTCGGATGAATGAATCAACGACCTTCCCTCCTGGAAACGAACGCTCTACTACAACAGTGTTAAAAATGCAATACAACGCCAGGGTGTAATTCAGCATTCACAGTAGCTGTTAAACGGCTATTTCCTAATTGAAATTTATCACAAATTTCCCAATTTATTAGAGGAGCTAATTACATTCACTACAAAATATGGGACTACAGCCCATTTAATTTCAGACTTCAATTATACCTAAGAACACCTTCATAAAACGCCTATTTGGGGATTTAATGGTTCTTATTTTACATTTCTGGATTACACCCTAAACGCATGATAGGCGTGTTTGCGTACCTTTGTTCGACGTTCATATTCGCGACCTACTTCCAAAGCTTTCTCGAACGTGCAGCATCGGTGGTCGACGTCACGAGCGTAGAGAACCTAAATGATTACAAGCCGTGGTAGAAATAAACGAAACATGAACAAACACCAATATACAACAACATGCTCATACACCAACAACAAACGCATGCTTATTTTGAGAACTTATTTGAAAAGCAGTGGTCAATATAGGATAattcaaactttgttttttaactgACGAAAGATTTTTACTTAACCTTAACCCCCTCCCTTACCTTCAAACATTTCTCTGTACAGACTGACGTTTTAAAAATCCTTACCTTTTTTCTTGAATCTATTCTCGCAGATATTTGTCCATCTAAGATCAGCTGAGTCAATTCGTTTTCTAGCAAGCCAACAGACGTGTTGAAAGAAGCAGCCATTTTGCTCAAGTCTGCAGACACGTACGGACTGAAATACTgcagagaaaaaaaagattttttgcataTTTCTTATTGCTCTGGTTTTTTTCAAATGTGTAATAAAAACGTCAGAAAAAACTTGAAGAAACCAAAATACAGTTCCAGTGAAATATATCTGACCTGTATTAACGCTCTATTGCGTATTTGTGAATATAATTTATCGACATGCGGTGAGAGATAAACATCTAACAGCAAATTATCctaagcataaaaataaaaaatgttataagtatcACCCAAACAGATTAGAAGTAAATCGAATATTCATGTAGTATACAAACATTGCATGCAGCTGTTCGACGCATATTTTATACTGCGCGAAACGAGTTAAATTCTCGCGAGTACGGTCCACAAAACTTAAAATTACAACAAGAGCCAGCAGGATTTCACTTGTAGAATTCGTTTGGATTACTTACCTTCATACCAGCAAGAAGGTCCAAACATGTAGCATATTGCGAAGCGTAAAATTTGTGTAAGATATCCCGCAGCTGTGGTTGTAGTTCAAGGAATTGTTTGAAAGAGCTTATAAaggaaaaagcaaaataaatattGGATTGAAATGTAAATATCGAACTCTAAGAGATTAGAGGTCTATATTTCCGTTTAATACATAATACATGAAATGGAAACACGAAAGCATGTTATACCTGCTTGAGAGAACTTTTTTCTGTAAGTCAACCCTATCAAACGTGGCTAGCGCACACAACCCGCCATAAATGGCCACATCGTGAGCAGACAGCAcctaaaacaaaacacaaatcaAATATTCCAGCTTATTTTTTTCCAACTTCTACGGATGACTTTAACAAACATTTCAGGCTAATTTTGCTAAGTCCGAAATTTCAGGGTTTTTTTATGCCTGCTCTAATATTCAGTTGACGGATGCATTCACTTATACTTATCTTAAATTCTTTTTATGACATatcatattaaattattttaaactttataaacATTACGAGAAAGAGGACTCAAAacgtaaaattaaaaattgttgcaTTTGTAAATTCAACTCTTCTATGTCTAAGAAATAATCCTTGCAATGGAGAACATTGCAACATAAAATTCAAACCTGAGGGTAGTCCAAATGATCGAATGAAACCTGTAAAAACAACTTCGCTGCAGCTTTGTACTGTTTCTCCGAAAGTTCTGACAATCCTAtacattgaaaacaaaatatttacacCTGCTTTCTTCCATACTTTGTGCCGTGTTGTTTAAAGGCCATATTTACAAGTACAGTGTATGATAAAACAAgtttactttaaataaatttctttacaAAGTATATCTCAGTTTATTCAAAAAACACTTTTCACTTAAACTGAATTCTAACCTGTTCGGTCACGTGTTACTTTTAATAGTCAATCAAATCATGAATTTCCTGTGTGAAAATTAGTGTTGCTTACCTGCAGCGCATTTTAATCTTGCCAATATGCCAGcattgatgtttttatttttttcctgaaatGACAACGAGAACAACAAGATTATTTGCACCACTAATTTTCCCAGATTCCACAAATTCCacaaattttgcgaaaattaattcctgcaAAATTAATAGAAAACTTGCTAAACTTAGCATTTACATAATATATGCGAATTTCCCTAAGGTGGTGACTTTTtcaaattgaattttaatttcaacagtctttattttatgtctctcaaataaaaaaattaatttttgcaaattattaCGACTTGCTGAGCTAGGGTAAGCTTTTCTCTGTAATTGTCTGTTTATTCCTATGTTTGTACAGAAAGGGATTGTTCAAATAGTGTTATGAGAACTCCTTTAAACATCATGCCTTCTAAAGTCTTTGCTAGAAAAGCTGAATTATTTGAAGAAGATATTTAATGAAATATAAACATATCCTTCATCATATTCTACTGAAAATTTTTCTCAGGAAGGGgtggtttttgagaaacattTCATGTGGGATGTTAATAAATTGTAATAGGTTGTATATTTCCTGGAATCGGTATTGTCCCTCTCCCTCCACAATTAGGTTCAagtacttaaaattttaaaaaaaataatgtcaatGTTTCAAACTTCTTTTTGCTCAATTCAAACTTAATTTCCAAACATTCAAAAGTACGTAAATTGActtctgttttatttttcacCCTCACCATGCTGTACTTTATGCAAGAAGATAGTAAGCACATGATAACAAACATATGCCACGTAATTACTATCAAAAAAACACTTACGTTAGAACTAGATGCTGATGACGTACTTTCAAATAAATCTGGAACTGCTTCGGCTTTGTGAACATACGTCTGAACATGAGACCAATTTTGCATGTATATACTTACCTAAACAAACAGGAAgccatagaaaaaaaataattctccaAGCAAACCAACTTTCAAGAAATCAATCAGAGTTAAATACATAcatacatttatcacattcatacaCATGTTGACAATGTGTTGCGCACATATGCAGTAATCACGAGCTCTTGAATAACATTTCAAGGCGTTgctgcaaaaaaagaaaaagcgttATTACAACATGTTTACACATCatttgaaatagttaaattaaaattattacaaaaaaacccACCTGAAATCTCCCATGTCTAGATAATGATCACCTAAATCATCGTGACCACGCCTATGGAAAAATATCAGTAACAACATACACAGAGAATGGCATAACCTAAAGTTTCCTGTCGTAAAACATGCTTATGCACAGAAAGATTCTAAATGTGGATATAGATCTGGAGTCAATAATATCTTTAACACATCCTATCAAACTTAATCAACAATAAAAAGGACATAAAGGAGTATAAtaaccatctttaaaaaaaaagagaaaaaacattaagaaaaagattttttcgCGATGTACCTGATACTTTCTTTAATGGAGTTATGTTTATAAGTTTTTAAGTCTTGGTCTAATTTTTCAAGCTAAATAGAATGGACATGTTTAATAGTTATAGTATCTAAAAGAGATAAAGGCTAGtgttattttaatattgtttCTCCTGTACCTTAAGTTcagcttttttatttgttgtttcgACCCAGTGAGTATCAAAATCTGATGCTGAGTTTCCATCCTCgttatttctaaattttagaGTTAAAATAATGTCTATCTTGTCAAAAGATATGGTTTTGTCAGTGGGCTTACAACATACTGAAAAGATACATGAAAAATGGTCCCATACAATTCACtgactgattttttttaaaataaagtgaacatatattgtACCAACCTTTAAAAAGCAAAGACAAAGCACCTGCACACATAGCTAGTGTTTGTCACTGCAATTTACGTCAAATTTTCAACACAACCGTATCACTTTTAAACTACCAGTGATTACCACCAACACAATTCacagaaacattaaaaatagtttttgtggCAGGGAGCCATAGGGCTAGCAGAACACACATTGTCACTCAAGAAGTTAATGTTAAAATTGAAGCTTATTCTGACTTGAGGTTTAGGGCTGCGTGTGTTAGCTGAAGATAATTTCACCTCCATGAATACTTTTAGGGGCCTGTTCACATAGTCAAGGTGAATTTCACCCCAGTGTAAAACTTTGCCCAAGGTGAAATTACATGTAGAACTGAACAGGGTGAGAAAGTAAACACATTATACCCAAGGACGAAAAGAAAAAATGCTTATGCGATAATTGTTTTTCATGTTGTTTTTTGTGGTCTTGGTCTTGTGTTGTTCAATTTTCTGcaacaaaaattaaagatttaatTGTTTAATAAAACTCTTCCAACAAATCAATGAACATAAGGAACaatatttttacttgttttattATATTACCATCAGTAATATTATTTGTTTACAGTGTTAtagaaagaatgaaaaaaattgtgcagagaaaatattttagcaagaaatatttatttatttaattcaattctttaaaaaaacatgttaaaatAATAGTCAACTGGACCTAGGGGGACCTTGGGCAAAAGCAGGGTCAATTCACTTTAGGGTAACAATTTATGTTTTCATTCCATGGAGATTTTTGCCAATACTATATGTGTAACAAGCCTTTaggttttttttctattttccttTTAAAGTTAAGTTTATGTTCCTTATTAACGACCTCAAATTTTATGCCCATTCTAATTTTCAATTTCCACAAGCTATGTGTTTGGTAAAAAAGGGCCTTTTTGCAAATGGCTTACTGCCAAATACGTCTCCCCATCCCCAccctcaaaataaaatattgttacAAAGAAGTACGCTTTAGTGATGATCTTATGCTTAATTAGAAATAACTCAATGAAAACACAACCAGCCTTACGCAGCGTCAGCAAGTTTAGTCATGATATCTCGATACATCTCAGTGTTGTAAGTACTTTTAACTGCAGAAATtgacattctaaaaaaaaaaaaaaaaaaaaaaacatttgtatatgtaaaaca contains:
- the LOC130648407 gene encoding COP9 signalosome complex subunit 1-like, with the translated sequence MPLPRVNVEPMQVDLPENEHREEVFVVDAPTLDLDVYASMYKGLAKLQRLLFVAKHCPSYAVDALRMSISAVKSTYNTEMYRDIMTKLADAANNEDGNSASDFDTHWVETTNKKAELKLEKLDQDLKTYKHNSIKESIRRGHDDLGDHYLDMGDFSNALKCYSRARDYCICAQHIVNMCMNVINVSIYMQNWSHVQTYVHKAEAVPDLFESTSSASSSNEKNKNINAGILARLKCAAGLSELSEKQYKAAAKLFLQVSFDHLDYPQVLSAHDVAIYGGLCALATFDRVDLQKKVLSSSSFKQFLELQPQLRDILHKFYASQYATCLDLLAGMKDNLLLDVYLSPHVDKLYSQIRNRALIQYFSPYVSADLSKMAASFNTSVGLLENELTQLILDGQISARIDSRKKVLYARDVDHRCCTFEKALEVGREYERRTKSLILRTVVLQHQIQLRVNFGGQATRDDDVAH